In Bacillus weihaiensis, the genomic stretch TATATCTGAACTCTCTTATTACTCTCTCCATCTTTGCTGGTATAGACAACTGCGTAAATATCACAATCATCCTGCCATATTTCTCTGTTATTCCAAACAACATAGGGGCTACATTCAAAATCATTAGCTTGATATCTTTTGTGTCGGTTTGTTCCTACTGGATGAACTGCACATAATGACCGCAGATATTCGAAATATTTCTCATCTGAACCTTCACCATCACTGCCAAGTTGTTTAAAGATTTCTGTTGACTTTTTGATCTTCTCATCAGGTACATCAAAAATTTTTGCCAGTTCTTTTATACAATCCAAAACCACAGAGGCATTATTCATAAAACCATAAAAATCAAACGCACTTCTTTTATACTTACCAGTATTTAATTTAAGTTCATTTAAGAAATAGACTGTATCATCAAGTCTGTCCATTATAGCGCAAATTTTATCCCAAGCACGGTGCTTACCATTTGTTTTATTATAGGAGATATTTTGCTCCTCGTTCACTTTATTCCTTAATATATCAAGAACATCAGTATCAAGATTTATTTGAAATACATCATTGCCCATTTTAATCTCCTTATTCATGAGTTCCCTTGTGTTTTGTTATAACTTCATATAACAGTAATTTTACTACTAATAGCAAACTATTTCTTTAAATTTTTGAATCACTGCTATAAATAAAATAACAAGATAGACTAAGCTGACCAGTTAGCAATAATGTCATATTCAACTATCCTTCACCCTTTAGTCTAAATAAAAAAAGAGCAGCTACAGTAAATAGCTGCTAAACGATTGAAGGGTTGTTTGCAATTAAAAATAACAAAAAGCAATTGAAATCAAACCTCAGAATACAGGCTTCAAGTCTTTCCGCCTAACTTCGGGAACCTCTTCAGCAAAACACATTCCTTATTTTGATTTTCCTTTAGTTTAGATATTCGATACTCCAAGTAATCTGCTGATCGGTGTACTTGATAAGTAACCATTTGTTAACCCCCTTTATTATAAAAAACTTTTCAAGTTTTCCACTTGGTCGGAAGAGGTTCCCTTACCGCCGTTTATCCCATTATGTAATAAAGGTCATTACATAGGGGGGGCTTCCAAAAGGGGACAATCATTTGTTCAAGTACTCCAGTAAATGATTGTTCAACACCTCTGCAAGCATCCTGTCTTCCACTGTAGTTCCGTTCTTAGGTGACGATTTTCTTTTTACTTTTTCTAGCAACTCTCTGTCCTTCAGCTCTTTATCGAAGCGCTTATATAACTTCTCTCGTAATTCTCTATCAAGTGTTAGTTGTACTGGTATTTTCCTGTTTTCATGCTTGAGTTGATTTTGGCGTTCACGATCTGCTATCTCTTCATTTGCTAACTTTTGATTAAGACTATAAATGATTCCACGAATATAATCAGCAGGTTCAAGTCCTAATTTATTTGCTTCTTTTAATAAAGCTTTCCGTACATCCTTTTCAAGCCAGACCGTGCCTTGGTTAATATGCCGCCCTGTCTTTGACAGTGTTACCTCTTTAAGTACATGTCGTTCATCAATCGCTTTTCGTATGGTTTCACCATAAGGATCAGTTTTCCCATTTATGTTCAAACGTCTGATCAAGCTATTTAACGCCAGAACATCTTGATAACTTAGAGAAATTCCAAGCAGGTTTTCTTCTGGCGGTCTAACAAATCCTTGAACTTTTTCAAGTACATTCAAATTATTGATTTTCACGTTTCCACCTTACCCTTTTCATTTCTTTGAAATTATATTTTGTTTTCAATGCTGTAATTTTCTTCGATGGCGCACCTATAATTTTATAAATATACTCACTCATGGACTTTTCTCACCCAATAACTTGTTATTCGCATTATCACCTTTGGTATCTAATTGCTCCATACCTACCTTAAGAAAAAAGTTATCACTATGTTGTCTAGCCTTTTTCTTGTTTTCTGGCTTCTGCCGATATTGGCGATAATATGCTTTCCGTCCTTCATCAATTAATGCTTGAATCTCGGTATCATTTTTCACATATTCACCACATTTCTTGTCAATTTTCTTTTATTTTGCATAATTTGTGTGGTTTTTATGCATACTATGTACTTTTGTATACAATTATTTAGACTATAGTTAATTAGAATAACGTCTTATTGGAGACTCAAAAAAGGCTAGACGTATCAACATTCTAGGTGAACTGTCACCAAGTCACCAAGTCACCAACGTTTTCAATAAATAAAATGGTAATGATTCAATCCCAGTTTAAAAAACAGTTTTATATATATTAAATTAAAAATATTTTTTTATCTTAAAAATTAGTGTCTTGGTGACAAATGTGATTAGAAACCTTGAGATAACAGGCTTTCATATTGTCACTACACACGTCACCAACCTGACACCATAAAATTGTTTGTGACAAAAAACAATAAAAAAGCACCCATGTTCTGAGTGCTTAATTTTTCGATCCAAAAATACGTTGATTACTATTACCGTATTTTTCTATACGCTTCCACCCTACATGTTCATAACCCAAAGAAGTCAAAATGCTAATAATACGATTGGAATCTTTTCGTGTAGGCTTCTTCTTTAAATCTTCTGTCATTATTTCATCCCATATTTGACGAACACACACTTCTCCACGCTCTTTCACGTATTCATCAATTTCCCCTTCAAGTGGGTCAACATCTTTGAAATTCTTAAATACTTCTTCTGCTTGTTCCTGAATTTCAGCATCAATATATGTGAAATATCCTTGATCATAATACACTTTTGCTTCAGCCCATATTTGAGCCACAATTTCTGGTGTTAAGTCCGTGAATGGATTATATTTTCTTACCTTGCTACATTTAATAGGAAAACGTCTTCGCTCTCCTGTTTCATCGGTTAACACTTCATTTTTATTAGAAGAACCATAAAAAACAGTGTGTCGTTTATGACTTGTAGCTTTCCCACGTTCATAGGCTCCTCTATAAATGTCATCACAACTTGAAATGAACGCTTTAACCTCTTCATCACTTTTCCCATTAAACGCTTTCAATTCAGGGAATTCACAAATCCAAACATTAGCCAAAATTTCGCCTGCAATTTTTGGTTCTAAACTTCTTATAGAATCCGTGAACCATTTTTCATTTGCCAATTTAGAGCCAATTACACTTTTTCCTATACCTTTTTCACCAATAAGCACGGGAACAATTTCAAACTTACAGCCTGGTTCATAAGTACGCTTAACTGCACCAGTAAACCAGCGTTTTGTGACTTCCTGTGTGTAAATAGAGCACTCTGCGCCTAAATAATCACAAAAAAAAGTTGGTACTCGGATTTCTCCATCCCATTCAGCTGATTCTATGTATTCCTTAACTGGATGATACCATCTTTTACGAACCACATGAATAAAAGCATTATGTATCATGTTTCTGCCTTTGAAATTCCACTGTGTAGCAAACCAATGTTCCAATTGGTTGTAATCAGAAGATAGCCATACTTTTTCCTCTCCATTTCTCCATTGTAAATCCCCATGAACCTCACATTCTACTGTGAATTCGTTAAAACGAATATCACCTATTGTATTTTCAATAATTAATTCGGTATTTCTTGCATTACATAATGGTCTTCCATACTTATCACATTCTAAAGCCGCTTGCCAATCCTCCACACCATTTTTAAATGGAGAATTTCTTTCTGGTTTCCATTTATAAGCAGAGTTAATTATTTTTTTTAATTGTTTTTCTGGAAAATCTGTTTTATCTAAGACAAAATATTCATAAATCAATTTCATTGATTTCTCAGCATCTTCTTTAGGAATTCTCCAAGCATTCAGTCGTGCTGCAAAATGATATAAATTGTCATCTCTGCTTCCATTTTGAACAGGTATGGGAAACTCATAATCGTCTTTTTTTCTTCTAATAGGACGTAGAAAGAAAGGCAGTTCATACAATTCTTCACTTTGAGAAAGGATATAGCGATTTTCTGTGTTATGAGTGGGAAAAACAATATATCCATTCGTTGTTCCTACTCGTGTATCAATAGAAACACCTATCTGTGTGAAAAATTTTGAAATCTGCTTAACTAATCTTGTATCCTCCTCATTTGCTTTAAAAACAAACTGAAA encodes the following:
- a CDS encoding VapE domain-containing protein — its product is MSSIPVFDSEEDITEIVGKILPGAKILKLKGFSIKNFSKDYNEAKTPVGREWTYLNSESEITRWLTFNGWIGVVIPEGYIVIDVDDSNSGSLLKTLLDKEGICHHCIKTPRGFQFVFKANEEDTRLVKQISKFFTQIGVSIDTRVGTTNGYIVFPTHNTENRYILSQSEELYELPFFLRPIRRKKDDYEFPIPVQNGSRDDNLYHFAARLNAWRIPKEDAEKSMKLIYEYFVLDKTDFPEKQLKKIINSAYKWKPERNSPFKNGVEDWQAALECDKYGRPLCNARNTELIIENTIGDIRFNEFTVECEVHGDLQWRNGEEKVWLSSDYNQLEHWFATQWNFKGRNMIHNAFIHVVRKRWYHPVKEYIESAEWDGEIRVPTFFCDYLGAECSIYTQEVTKRWFTGAVKRTYEPGCKFEIVPVLIGEKGIGKSVIGSKLANEKWFTDSIRSLEPKIAGEILANVWICEFPELKAFNGKSDEEVKAFISSCDDIYRGAYERGKATSHKRHTVFYGSSNKNEVLTDETGERRRFPIKCSKVRKYNPFTDLTPEIVAQIWAEAKVYYDQGYFTYIDAEIQEQAEEVFKNFKDVDPLEGEIDEYVKERGEVCVRQIWDEIMTEDLKKKPTRKDSNRIISILTSLGYEHVGWKRIEKYGNSNQRIFGSKN